In a single window of the Deinococcus aetherius genome:
- a CDS encoding VOC family protein, whose product MKLNHLNLTVTDVRATRTFLETYFGLRGQRKNNDHMAFLSDGNGTLISLFRGEDVHYPETFHVGFMQANPEAVNEINRRLREGGYEVEPPSRQHGSWTFYFRSPGGFVIEVLC is encoded by the coding sequence ATGAAGCTGAACCACCTCAACCTCACCGTCACGGACGTTAGGGCGACCCGCACGTTCCTCGAAACGTATTTCGGGCTCAGGGGGCAGAGAAAGAACAACGACCACATGGCCTTCCTGTCCGACGGCAATGGGACCTTGATCAGCCTGTTTCGTGGCGAAGACGTTCATTACCCCGAGACCTTCCACGTCGGCTTCATGCAGGCGAACCCGGAGGCCGTGAACGAGATCAACCGGCGGCTGCGCGAGGGCGGTTACGAGGTGGAGCCCCCCAGCCGACAGCACGGGTCCTGGACCTTCTACTTCCGCTCGCCGGGCGGCTTCGTCATCGAGGTGCTGTGCTGA
- a CDS encoding VTT domain-containing protein yields MRRYWAVLGGLVAFFLALFLVVEALGVPLLTDPSPYLRGGGVTAGLVGVALLVVDVLLPVPSSLVMIGHGALFGVWLGTLLSLFGSVGAALLGFAIGRRGGPWLARVVPPEGRERSEALLRRWGLLAIVVTRPVPLLAETVAVLAGASPLGWPQVALAAALGALPSALLYALAGATASGIGTVWVFVAVGLIAACFWLVGRRLERSLVWRARQPR; encoded by the coding sequence ATGAGACGTTACTGGGCCGTCCTCGGCGGGCTCGTCGCCTTCTTCCTGGCTCTCTTCCTGGTGGTGGAGGCGCTGGGTGTGCCGCTGCTGACCGACCCCTCGCCCTATCTGCGGGGGGGAGGCGTCACGGCGGGGCTCGTCGGCGTCGCCCTCCTCGTCGTGGACGTGCTGCTCCCCGTGCCGTCGAGCCTGGTCATGATCGGGCACGGGGCGCTGTTCGGCGTGTGGCTGGGCACGCTGCTCTCGCTTTTTGGGAGCGTAGGGGCGGCGTTGCTCGGTTTCGCTATCGGGCGGCGGGGTGGGCCGTGGCTGGCCCGCGTGGTCCCGCCAGAGGGGAGGGAACGGAGCGAGGCGTTGCTGCGCCGTTGGGGCCTCCTCGCCATCGTCGTCACGCGCCCCGTGCCCCTGCTCGCCGAGACGGTGGCGGTGCTCGCGGGCGCCTCTCCCCTGGGGTGGCCTCAGGTGGCGCTCGCCGCCGCCCTGGGGGCCCTCCCCTCCGCCCTGCTGTACGCGCTGGCGGGTGCGACGGCAAGCGGTATCGGGACGGTCTGGGTCTTCGTGGCGGTCGGGCTGATCGCCGCCTGCTTCTGGCTCGTCGGTCGTCGGCTGGAGCGGTCCCTGGTGTGGCGGGCGCGACAACCGCGCTGA